The Oleiphilus messinensis DNA segment GACCATTAACATCAAGATGCCGGAACCTAAGCGGATAATGGTAAAGCTGGCGGCATCGATGGACTGTTCACCGAGGGCGAGACGACAAAGGATAGAATTTCCAGCGAATGCGATTAATGCCAACGCAGTGTATAACAGGGTGTTCATCAGCTCTCCTCATCTGCACGATCAGGAGAAGGTTTGAGCGCAGCGATATTGCGCTGCGCCCGCTTAAACATCTCGAAGCAGATTATTGAATAACAGAATCAATCTCGACCCGAATGATTTCTTTGGCCGAATTGACCTCAACAGGTGAAACCAGCCCCTGCAAGTCACCGGGATTCGGTGTCGGTTGTCCGGATGCAGAGACGCGGGCAATGACTTCAACCTCGGCGACACTGGATAATTTTGCCATGGGCCCCATGGCCGTACTGTCATCCAGTTTTACCAATACGGGTAAGTCTTTTACTTGTTTACGCACAATGGCCAATGGCATTTTCGGGCCATTTACGGCGCGGGCATAGATAAACAAAGTATCATTGCCTCGTTCAGAGACGTCAATTGAATCGGAAAGTTCCACGAGTACTGAAATTTGCGGACCACTTGCCGCCTTGGGTGAGGAAGGAGCTGCCGATTCCGCGATGGGTTGCCCCACTGCGGCGGTTGCACCCTCGGGAGACTGACTGGCGAGCATCATTCTAGCCCGGTTGATGCCCTCACCGATTGCGCTCGCACTGGGGTGATCCGGAGCGACTTCGAGTATGCGCTGCCAGAAACCAATGGCATTTTTAAATTCGCCGACTTCGTAAGCGTACATACCCAATAAGCCCAGAGAGTTTACTTCATTTGGGTTTTCCTGCAGAGCCGTCTCAATGTACTGTTTGACCTCTTCAGTCATTTGTTGATACTGGAAGAAGCGTGCCTGCGCCAGCAAACCGTAGACCGCACTGGCCCCTTCTCCCCGTTGCTTGAGCAATTTCACCACTTGTAATAAAGACTCGGACGCTTCTGCATATTGCTCAAGGTTCATTTGGGTACGACCCAACAAGAACCAACCGTCAATATTTTCCGGATTTTCTTGCAGTTTTTGTTTGAGCTGGCCCAGCAAGGTATCAATGTCCGCTGCGGGCATACCCTCTGATAGCTGATCCCCCATGCCGGAAAGCGCGGCAATATCACGGGTCTCCACCACCTTGTCGTAGGCGCCCCATTTCCAGTAGAAACCCCAGGCCGCAACCGGAATGATTACCACCAGTGCAATGACCAATGGCATAGAAGTGTTAACGCCGGAAGACGCTGTGTTCTGGTCATCCCCCACATCTTCAAGCAGGTTGCCTTCCAGCTCCAATTTGAGTTGCGCGAAACGGGCCTCGGTAATTTGCCCTTTTTCCAGCTCGAGTTCCAGTTCCTTGAGGCGATCCTTGAACAATTCGACGTTTAGCGCTTTGCGTTCTACTTCACCTTCATCTGAAACTTGACGGCGCTTTAGCACGGGCAATAACACAAACACCATCGCCAGGAGGATCAGTAAGCTGGAACCTAACCAAAAATCGGACATTCAATAATCTCTTTTACAGTTTACGCTTTTCAATCAAGTCGGATTGAAGTATTGGTTTACATCAGGATTAATCCCGATCCTGATCCCGGAGCAAGGCGTTTAGCTTTTGTTGCTCCGCCACTGACAAGGTACTCTCGGGATCCGGGCCGTCTTGCTGTTGTTTCTTTTTACGGGCCTTTGCTGACATGGTCAGGACGATGATAATGCCGAGAATCGCGATCACACCCGGCCCGAACCAGAGCATGTAAGTTGACGCATCCAGCTTGGGTTTGTACACAACGAACTCCCCGAAGCGCTCGACCATGAAATCGACCACATCATCATTGCTTTTGCCTTCACCGATCAGGCGGTGCACTTCCTTCCTCATGTCTGCGGCAATAGGTGCATTCGAGTCCGCAATATTCTGGTTCTGGCATTTGGGGCAGCGCAAGGTTTCTGAAAGCTCCAGATACTGCTGTCGTTGGCCATCATCTTCAAATTCATAGGTTTCAATCACGGCGAATGCACGGGTACTGTCCAGTAACAGCAACATGCCAGGTAATATAAGTGCCAGCAGTAGTTGCGCAAGATATGCTTGACGTGGAACCGCGACGGGATCGAGTTTCATCCTGCATTCCCCTCTAACAGTGGCTTGATTTTTTGTTCCCAGACTTTCTCATCCACCACGCCAACATGGCGATCCAGAATGATACCTTGGGCATTGATGATGTAGGTTTCCGGCGCACCATAAACCCCCAGATCAAATCCAAGCCTGCCGTCTTTATCAAAGATATTGAATTGATAGGGATTATCGTATTTTTCCAACCAGCTCAAGGCGCTCTGCCGATCATCTTTGTAATTCAGGCCAATGATGCGCACACCCTTTTCTTTTGCCAGCTTCATCAAATACGGGTGCTCGACTTTACAAGATGGGCACCAGGTCGCCCAGACATTCAGCAGAGTCGGCTGTCCGATGATATCCTCTCGGGTAAACTGGGCGTCGGCATCCTTCAATGCCGGCAATTGGAACTCGGGTATAGTTTTACCGGCCCGGGCCGTTTCCAATGCCTTGATGTCTTTTCCTTCATTTATTTGTTGCATGTACAGCGCAAAAATTCCGACGAATACAACCGCTAACGCCAGTGGCAAAAAATAGACAGCTCTTTTCATAGTTCCTGCTTAATTCCAGTCAGTTCAGCTTGATTATCGAGTTTCTGCTGCGGGTTCCACCAGTCTGCTCGCACCACGGGCTTTCACGTCCGATTGCGCTTTTCGCTTTACCTTCAGTCGATATCGGCGGTCTAGAATCGCCCAGGTTCCACCGACAGCCATTAGCAATGCACCCAACCATAACCAGCGCACAAACGGTTTAACCTGAACCCGAATCGCCCAGTCCCCATTTTGCAGGGGCTCTCCCATCGCAATATACACATCCCGGAACAAGCCAGGGTCAATGCCGGCTTCCGTCATCACGCTACGGGTTGCCAGATACTGCCGC contains these protein-coding regions:
- the ccmI gene encoding c-type cytochrome biogenesis protein CcmI; the encoded protein is MSDFWLGSSLLILLAMVFVLLPVLKRRQVSDEGEVERKALNVELFKDRLKELELELEKGQITEARFAQLKLELEGNLLEDVGDDQNTASSGVNTSMPLVIALVVIIPVAAWGFYWKWGAYDKVVETRDIAALSGMGDQLSEGMPAADIDTLLGQLKQKLQENPENIDGWFLLGRTQMNLEQYAEASESLLQVVKLLKQRGEGASAVYGLLAQARFFQYQQMTEEVKQYIETALQENPNEVNSLGLLGMYAYEVGEFKNAIGFWQRILEVAPDHPSASAIGEGINRARMMLASQSPEGATAAVGQPIAESAAPSSPKAASGPQISVLVELSDSIDVSERGNDTLFIYARAVNGPKMPLAIVRKQVKDLPVLVKLDDSTAMGPMAKLSSVAEVEVIARVSASGQPTPNPGDLQGLVSPVEVNSAKEIIRVEIDSVIQ
- a CDS encoding cytochrome c-type biogenesis protein, whose translation is MKLDPVAVPRQAYLAQLLLALILPGMLLLLDSTRAFAVIETYEFEDDGQRQQYLELSETLRCPKCQNQNIADSNAPIAADMRKEVHRLIGEGKSNDDVVDFMVERFGEFVVYKPKLDASTYMLWFGPGVIAILGIIIVLTMSAKARKKKQQQDGPDPESTLSVAEQQKLNALLRDQDRD
- a CDS encoding DsbE family thiol:disulfide interchange protein, which translates into the protein MKRAVYFLPLALAVVFVGIFALYMQQINEGKDIKALETARAGKTIPEFQLPALKDADAQFTREDIIGQPTLLNVWATWCPSCKVEHPYLMKLAKEKGVRIIGLNYKDDRQSALSWLEKYDNPYQFNIFDKDGRLGFDLGVYGAPETYIINAQGIILDRHVGVVDEKVWEQKIKPLLEGNAG